From a single Nicotiana tomentosiformis chromosome 2, ASM39032v3, whole genome shotgun sequence genomic region:
- the LOC138905424 gene encoding uncharacterized protein yields the protein MVVTTRSGRGGVASTSNLRKIMNDDVVMQEEDEPRNNENVNDEVRIDIDENVEETQDDVNPSREHVIDISDPVVPKATAPLPRPPPPYPQRLSNKNNENKFKKFIDMMKSLSINVPLVEALEQMPGYAKFMKNLVTKKRSMNYETIKITHQVSAILHSMAPKLEDPGAFTIPCTIGSADFAKTLCDLGVSINLMLYSVFKTLGIGKTRPTSMSLQMADRTMKKPLGIIDYVLVRVDKFILPTDFVILDCEVDYEVPIILERPFLATWKDLVDVEAGELTFRVGGEKVVFHVCKSMRQPNCNEVRLFVDFMNEVIVDDTSAMINMEDPLEAVLLNHDEDEKEGLVECANALQGLGSYTYGP from the coding sequence ATGGTGGTGACTACAAGAAGTGGtagaggtggagttgctagtacctccAATCTAAGAAAGATCATGAATGATGATGTGGTTATGCAAGAAGAGGATGAGCCAAGAAATAatgagaatgtgaatgatgaagtgaggatagacattgatgaaaacgtggaggagacccaagatgatgtgaacccgtctagggaacacgtgatagacatatCGGATCCGGTAGTGCCCAAAGCCACGGctcctttgccaaggcctcctccaccatatcctcaaaggctctcAAACAAAAACAACGAGAacaaattcaagaaattcattgatatgatgaaaagtttgtccataaatgtgcctttggttgaagctctagaacaaatgccgggttatgccaagttcatgaagaacttggtaacaaagaagaggtcaatgaacTATGAGACGATCAAAAtaacacatcaagtgagtgccattttgcattccatggctccaaagctagaagatcccggtgcctttacaattccatgcactattggtAGTGCCGATTTTGCCAAaaccttgtgtgatttgggagtgAGCATTAATTTGATGCTATATTCTGTGTTCAAGACATTAGGGATTGGGAAAACAAGACCTACTTCCATGAGTTTGCAAATGGCAGACCGAACAATGAAGAagccattggggataattgattatgtgctagttcgggtcgacaagttcatacttcccacagattttgtgatactcgactgtgaggttgactatgaggtgccaatcATATTGGAGAGACCTTTCCTAGCTACATGGAAGGacttagttgatgtggaagctggggagctcaccttccgggtgggcggtGAAAAGgttgtgttccacgtgtgcaagtcAATGAGGCAGCCTAATTGCAACGAAGTACGTTTGTTTGTGGATTTTATGAatgaggtgattgttgatgacacaagtgctatgattaatatggaagaccctttggaagctgtgttattgaatcatgatgaggatgagaaggaaggcttggtagaatgtgcaaatgctttgcaaggaCTGGGATCTTACACATATGGACCctga
- the LOC138905425 gene encoding uncharacterized protein, with translation MTDHLSCLEEEGRPHDGLEVNDSFPDEQLLSVSLTGIPWFADVANFLVTSIVPNELSSNQRKNLKRDCLDYYWDEPYLFKSCNDGVIRRCVPEEEQLSILEACHSLPYSGHHGGARTTTKVLSYGFYWPTLYEDASGSLGVVMSAKEPTDWSMKLNDALWAYRTAYKTPIGISPYRLVFGKACHLPIELEHKAMWALKKLNLEWDVAANLQVEQLNELDEFRFHAYSSSSLYKDKMKYLHDKYIRKKEFKEGNLVLLFNSRLRMFSGKLKSKWSGPFEVVHMTPFGALDLKYKNGEIFRVNGH, from the exons ATGACGGACCACTTGTCATGcttggaagaggaggggaggccccaTGATGGCCTTGAGGTTAATGATTCGTTtccggatgaacaactcctctccgtgtctttaactgggataccttggttcgctgatgtggctaactttcttgtgaccagCATTGTCCCGAAtgagctctcttctaaccaaaggaagaatCTCAAACGTGAttgcttggattattattgggacgagccatatcttttcaaaagttgcaatgatggtgttatccggagatgtgttccggaagaagagcaattgagtattcttgaagcttgccattcctTGCCCTatagtggtcaccatggtggggcgagaaccactacaaaggtcctaagttatggattctattggcctaccttgtacGAAGACGCTAGTGGCTCGTTAGGtgttgtgatgagtgccaaagagcCG ACTGATTGGTCAATGAAACTTAACGATGCTTTATGGGCCTATAGAAcagcttacaagactccaattggtatatctccataccggttggtgtttgggaaAGCATGTCATCTTCCAattgaattagagcacaaggccatgtgggcgctgaagaaattgaaccttgaatgggatgtagctgccaatctaCAGGTAGAGCAACTAAACGAACTTGATGAGTTCCGATTCCATgcttattccagctcgtccttgtataaggacaagatgaagtacttacatgataAGTATATCCGGAAGAAAGAATTCAAGGAAGGTAACTtagttcttctattcaactctcggttacggatgttttcgggaaagctcaagtcgaagtggagtggtcctttcgAAGTGGTACATATGACTCCTTtcggtgctctagatttgaaatacaagaatggtgagatctttagagtcaatgggcactgA